In Malaclemys terrapin pileata isolate rMalTer1 chromosome 11, rMalTer1.hap1, whole genome shotgun sequence, a single genomic region encodes these proteins:
- the CREB1 gene encoding cyclic AMP-responsive element-binding protein 1 yields the protein MTMESGAENQQSGDAAVTEAETQQMTVQAQPQIATLAQVSMPTAHATSSAPTVTLVQLPNGQTVQVHGVIQTAQPSVIQSPQVQTVQISTIAESEDSQESVDSVTDSQKRREILSRRPSYRKILNDLSSDAPGVPRIEEEKSEEETSAPAITTVTVPTPIYQTSSGQYIAITQGGAIQLANNGTDGVQGLQTLTMTNAAATQPGTTILQYAQTTDGQQILVPSNQVVVQAASGDVQTYQIRTAPTSTIAPGVVMASSPALPTQPAEEAARKREVRLMKNREAARECRRKKKEYVKCLENRVAVLENQNKTLIEELKALKDLYCHKSD from the exons ATGACCATGGAATCTGGTGCAGAGAACCAGCAGAGTGGAGATGCAGCCGTTACAGAGGCAGAAACCCAACAGATGACTGTACAGGCACAACCGCAGATTGCAACATTAGCCCAG GTATCTATGCCCACAGCTCATGCAACATCTTCTGCCCCAACGGTGACCTTAGTACAGTTGCCTAATGGGCAGACAGTTCAAGTCCATGGAGTTATTCAGACAGCCCAGCCATCAGTTATTCAGTCTCCACAGGTCCAGACGGTTCAG ATCTCCACTATTGCAGAAAGTGAAGATTCACAGGAGTCAGTGGACAGTGTCACAGACTCTCAGAAACGCAGAGAGATCCTTTCCAGACGACCCTCCTACAG AAAAATTTTGAATGACTTGTCCTCAGACGCCCCAGGAGTGCCAAGGATTGAAGAAGAAAAGTCCGAAGAGGAGACATCAGCACCTGCCATCACCACTGTGACAGTGCCAACTCCAATTTACCAAACCAGCAGTGGGCAGTACA ttgctatcacccaaggaggagcaatacagctgGCTAACAATGGCACAGATGGAGTACAGGGCCTTCAGACGTTGACCATGACGAACGCAGCTGCAACCCAGCCTGGCACCACCATTTTACAATATGCGCAGACCACTGATGGACAACAGATTCTTGTACCGAGTAACCAAGTTGTTGTACAAG CTGCCTCAGGAGATGTGCAGACCTACCAGATTCGCacagcacccaccagcaccatTGCACCTGGCGTGGTCAtggcctcctccccagcacttccTACCCAGCCAGCGGAGGAAGCTGCACGAAAGAGAGAAGTGCGTCTAATGAAGAACAG GGAGGCAGCACGTGAGTGTCGCAGGAAGAAGAAAGAATATGTGAAATGTCTAGAAAACCGAGTGGCTGTGCttgaaaaccaaaacaagacactgatTGAGGAGCTAAAAGCACTTAAGGACCTTTACTGCCACAAATCAGATTAA